From Thermogladius calderae 1633, a single genomic window includes:
- a CDS encoding HAD family hydrolase has translation MIRAVLFDMDGTILDSEDFITWSFLEASRIVGVEVDEDAIRRNIGRPLDEFSALVFGGLRREKYLELMKVRAKLVEENWKRMIRVFDDVSGVLSLLRSKGFRLAVASSSKLERIVEYLGYFNILGLFDTVSGVVDGVRGKPYPDVILRALGTIGVGAGEAVYVGDREVDCLAARSAGVGFVLVNRKNYGYDQGVCRPDYAIESLRPLPDLLLYINKN, from the coding sequence GTGATTAGGGCTGTCTTGTTCGACATGGACGGCACGATACTGGACTCGGAGGACTTCATAACCTGGAGCTTCCTCGAGGCCTCGCGTATAGTGGGCGTCGAGGTAGACGAGGACGCGATCAGGAGAAACATCGGTAGGCCTCTAGACGAGTTCTCCGCCCTGGTATTCGGGGGGCTGCGTAGAGAGAAGTACCTCGAGCTGATGAAGGTCAGGGCTAAACTAGTAGAGGAGAACTGGAAACGGATGATCAGGGTCTTCGACGACGTCTCCGGGGTTCTGAGCCTTCTGAGGAGCAAGGGGTTCAGACTCGCGGTAGCCTCCTCCAGTAAACTGGAGAGGATAGTCGAGTACCTCGGCTACTTCAACATACTCGGCCTCTTCGACACGGTCTCGGGAGTCGTTGACGGGGTACGAGGTAAGCCCTACCCGGACGTGATCCTGAGAGCTCTAGGCACGATTGGTGTTGGAGCCGGGGAAGCGGTATACGTCGGCGACAGGGAGGTCGACTGCCTCGCCGCCAGGTCGGCAGGGGTCGGCTTCGTGCTGGTCAATAGGAAAAACTACGGGTACGATCAGGGCGTGTGCCGACCAGACTACGCTATAGAGAGCCTCAGGCCTCTCCCAGACCTCCTCCTGTATATCAACAAAAATTGA
- a CDS encoding DNA primase small subunit domain-containing protein produces MYRRESNKQFLRRVLRQYYSRRPLVEPPNLHSREIALVDLESEAYVRHLSFPSMAQLYHFIVDQKTPLHLYYSSAVYDDPSAENMSMKGWKGSELIFDIDVDHLPGCDLKLKVCVEDNSVLGEHTEKCPSGSEPVEVSVIEPECFRKGLGEASKLREILEEDFGFKDVKVYFSGHRGFHVRVSDDSALDLTREARASIADYVSCENMDVSRLFPSDTSSRAGFVYFGENEAGFRKRVLKLALEMGLAEKVVVAEGFRSPPRHSERGVLYRVPGEYLSNILSDLCVKVDKVVTMDITRLSRFEGGINGKAGLKVAEFKEDEPFSFTELFAWSGRVVVSPLIDFTGFRVFDQKLNLKRGVRLELEAPYAIYLILKKLANYVSDKGVEPLV; encoded by the coding sequence ATGTATCGCCGCGAGTCGAATAAGCAGTTTCTCCGGAGGGTACTCAGGCAATACTATAGTAGGAGGCCTCTCGTAGAGCCGCCCAACCTCCATTCTAGGGAGATAGCCCTCGTAGACCTCGAGAGCGAGGCTTACGTGAGACACCTGAGCTTCCCCTCGATGGCCCAGCTATACCACTTCATTGTAGACCAGAAGACGCCGCTACACTTGTACTACTCGTCAGCAGTCTACGACGACCCCTCGGCGGAGAACATGAGTATGAAGGGCTGGAAAGGCTCGGAGCTTATATTCGACATAGACGTGGACCACCTCCCCGGGTGCGACCTCAAGTTGAAAGTGTGCGTCGAGGACAACAGCGTTCTCGGCGAACACACCGAGAAGTGCCCCTCCGGCTCGGAGCCCGTCGAGGTGAGCGTCATAGAGCCCGAGTGCTTTAGGAAAGGGCTTGGTGAAGCCTCCAAGCTACGCGAGATCCTCGAAGAAGACTTCGGGTTCAAGGACGTTAAAGTCTACTTCTCGGGGCACAGGGGGTTCCACGTGAGGGTCTCCGACGACTCCGCGCTAGATCTAACGAGGGAGGCGAGAGCCTCTATAGCCGACTACGTCTCTTGCGAAAACATGGACGTCTCGCGCCTCTTCCCATCGGATACGTCCAGTAGAGCTGGTTTTGTGTACTTCGGGGAAAACGAGGCCGGGTTCAGGAAGAGGGTTCTAAAACTCGCACTCGAGATGGGTCTGGCCGAGAAGGTGGTAGTCGCAGAGGGCTTTAGGAGCCCGCCTAGACACAGTGAGAGGGGCGTGTTGTACAGGGTGCCCGGTGAATACCTTAGTAACATACTGAGCGACTTATGTGTTAAGGTCGACAAGGTCGTCACAATGGATATTACGCGCCTGTCTAGGTTTGAGGGAGGCATCAATGGTAAAGCGGGCCTCAAGGTAGCGGAGTTTAAAGAGGATGAGCCCTTTAGTTTCACGGAACTGTTCGCTTGGTCGGGGAGAGTAGTGGTAAGCCCGCTCATAGATTTCACGGGCTTCAGGGTATTCGACCAGAAGCTAAACCTGAAGAGGGGGGTCAGGCTGGAGCTGGAGGCTCCCTACGCCATATATTTAATTCTCAAGAAGCTAGCAAATTACGTGAGCGATAAGGGAGTGGAGCCCCTGGTATGA
- a CDS encoding DUF2067 family protein, translated as MPLVKRVFRVRCVSEPCEKLAEMISEHIALVGEYAITIHDNWISIEFHGYESEIKRAWARIKSLLAGLPKAGRGGFSLELNAMFRELGSTFPPRVLVEVLKRRGFTAALDKDSNRVITNAGKEVVYELSKRIIELAKRIPGNVRGLSTKYYLLTIGALTGIPLEEVLERALALSHLRKDEEGSIVLDIEWVQGVDEFLKKVKHSTG; from the coding sequence ATGCCTCTCGTCAAAAGGGTCTTCAGAGTGAGGTGTGTTAGCGAGCCCTGCGAGAAACTAGCCGAGATGATAAGTGAGCACATAGCTCTTGTAGGCGAATACGCTATAACAATCCACGACAACTGGATATCGATAGAGTTCCACGGATACGAGTCGGAGATCAAGAGGGCCTGGGCCAGGATCAAGAGCCTGTTAGCCGGGTTACCCAAGGCTGGCAGGGGAGGGTTCTCCTTAGAGCTTAATGCTATGTTCAGGGAACTCGGCTCGACCTTCCCGCCCCGTGTTTTAGTTGAGGTGTTGAAGAGGAGGGGGTTCACGGCCGCTCTAGACAAGGACAGCAATAGGGTGATAACTAACGCGGGCAAAGAGGTGGTTTACGAGCTGTCCAAGAGGATAATAGAACTGGCCAAGAGGATACCCGGCAACGTGAGAGGGCTGTCGACTAAGTACTACCTGTTAACTATAGGCGCTCTAACAGGGATCCCTCTGGAGGAGGTCCTGGAGAGAGCTCTCGCGTTATCGCACCTAAGGAAGGATGAAGAGGGGTCTATCGTCCTGGATATCGAGTGGGTCCAGGGAGTAGATGAATTTTTAAAAAAGGTAAAGCATAGTACTGGCTAG
- a CDS encoding transcription factor S produces MKPVNEGGTYYLVCSRCGYKVKATERDLALYGLKVKIEHSEKEKTLVLKDSGEANLPVTREVTCPKCGYHEAYYWFIQTRAADEPPTRFYKCRRCGHVWREYE; encoded by the coding sequence ATGAAGCCGGTGAATGAGGGTGGGACATACTACCTAGTGTGCTCTAGGTGTGGCTACAAGGTCAAGGCTACCGAGCGAGACCTGGCCCTCTACGGGTTGAAGGTAAAAATCGAGCACTCGGAGAAGGAGAAGACGCTCGTACTGAAAGACAGCGGCGAGGCTAACTTGCCTGTAACCAGGGAAGTGACTTGCCCGAAGTGCGGTTACCACGAGGCGTACTACTGGTTCATCCAGACGAGGGCTGCCGACGAGCCTCCGACGAGGTTTTACAAGTGCAGGAGATGCGGGCACGTCTGGAGGGAATACGAGTAG
- a CDS encoding exosome complex RNA-binding protein Csl4, with translation MSSDKVTPGDVLGVLEEFIAGSGVYEDASGRLRSSVVGVVFADKLRKSVNVKPAVAKTLVPRVGDIVEGVVVYMNDDLAFVRIYWIEDKRSVKPVSMTGVIHVSQASQAYVETMFDIVRVSDVVKAKVIGGKGVFQLSIKEPQLGVVYARCNYCGGELVYEGGRLVCSVCGQVNKRKVSTNYVLVKGQ, from the coding sequence TTGAGTAGCGACAAGGTCACACCGGGCGATGTCTTGGGGGTCCTAGAGGAGTTCATAGCGGGTAGCGGCGTATACGAGGATGCTAGTGGGAGGCTCAGGAGTAGCGTCGTAGGCGTGGTTTTCGCGGATAAATTGAGGAAGTCCGTGAACGTGAAACCCGCTGTCGCCAAGACTCTCGTACCGCGTGTAGGGGACATCGTAGAGGGTGTAGTGGTGTACATGAACGACGACCTGGCATTTGTGAGAATTTACTGGATTGAAGACAAGAGATCTGTTAAGCCCGTAAGCATGACTGGGGTTATACACGTCTCGCAGGCCAGCCAAGCATACGTGGAGACGATGTTCGACATTGTCAGGGTCAGCGACGTGGTCAAAGCCAAGGTGATAGGCGGGAAAGGAGTATTCCAGCTCTCCATCAAGGAGCCGCAACTGGGTGTCGTGTACGCGAGGTGTAACTACTGCGGAGGCGAGCTGGTGTACGAGGGTGGCAGGCTGGTCTGTAGCGTGTGTGGGCAGGTTAACAAGAGGAAGGTGAGCACGAACTACGTACTAGTGAAGGGTCAGTGA
- a CDS encoding RNA-protein complex protein Nop10 has protein sequence MKWLMRKCSRCGRYTLATDKCPYCGGELRVPHPPRASPDDKLVVYRLQAKLESGLLKLDEKPPYVP, from the coding sequence TTGAAGTGGCTCATGAGGAAGTGCTCTAGGTGTGGCAGGTATACCCTTGCGACAGACAAGTGCCCGTACTGCGGGGGAGAGCTGAGAGTCCCACACCCGCCCAGGGCTAGCCCGGACGACAAGCTTGTCGTCTACAGGTTACAGGCCAAGTTGGAGTCGGGCCTCTTGAAACTAGACGAGAAGCCTCCTTACGTGCCGTGA
- a CDS encoding RpoL/Rpb11 RNA polymerase subunit family protein, which translates to MEVRILKREGNELVIEIQGEDHTLGNLLAKEALLDPRVEYSAYRIPHPLQERMELTLVTKQGEDPLKVLVEIIDKLVGDIRAFRSLVEEKL; encoded by the coding sequence ATGGAAGTGAGAATTCTGAAGAGGGAGGGAAACGAGCTAGTGATAGAGATCCAGGGAGAGGACCATACACTTGGGAACCTGCTGGCAAAAGAGGCTCTCCTAGACCCGAGAGTAGAGTACAGCGCGTACAGGATCCCGCACCCGCTCCAAGAGAGAATGGAGCTAACACTAGTCACGAAGCAGGGCGAAGACCCGCTCAAGGTTCTCGTCGAGATAATAGACAAGCTAGTCGGTGACATAAGGGCTTTCAGGAGCCTAGTAGAGGAGAAGCTATGA
- a CDS encoding DNA polymerase sliding clamp, whose protein sequence is MRLKFSNAAIWRYVVASIAKIIEEGVFKANASGLKMKALDSSNTALIDLVIPKESFAEYDVSGEERFGVNFDDFSKILKLASKGDELVLETFEGGRLGVTFHGHGTRTFILPNIEVSTVEEISEIELEFPVTARIQPAIFADVLRELEVVGDVITLESEAGSSKLVFSSSSDVAEAKIELSLEDGSLLEYVVNADAKASYSIEYLVEISRISPVAEGLTLSYGPNMPMRLVFDISQGGRLTFYVSPRVE, encoded by the coding sequence TTGAGGCTTAAGTTCTCGAACGCGGCGATATGGAGGTATGTGGTGGCTTCCATTGCGAAGATCATAGAAGAGGGCGTCTTCAAGGCCAACGCTAGTGGTCTAAAGATGAAGGCTCTAGACTCGTCTAATACCGCCCTAATAGACTTAGTAATCCCAAAGGAGTCTTTCGCTGAGTACGACGTTAGCGGGGAGGAGAGGTTCGGCGTTAACTTCGACGACTTCTCTAAGATACTCAAACTAGCCTCAAAGGGGGACGAGCTCGTACTGGAGACTTTCGAAGGCGGTAGGCTAGGTGTGACGTTCCACGGTCACGGGACGAGGACTTTCATCTTACCCAATATCGAGGTGTCGACCGTCGAGGAAATATCCGAGATAGAGCTCGAGTTCCCTGTAACCGCTAGAATCCAGCCGGCTATTTTCGCAGACGTGTTGAGGGAGCTGGAGGTTGTCGGCGACGTGATCACGCTAGAGTCCGAGGCGGGCTCTAGTAAGCTGGTATTCTCCTCGTCCAGCGACGTAGCCGAGGCGAAGATCGAGCTATCTCTCGAAGACGGCTCCCTCCTCGAGTACGTCGTCAACGCCGACGCGAAAGCAAGCTACAGCATAGAGTACCTGGTAGAGATTTCAAGGATCTCGCCGGTGGCAGAGGGCCTCACTCTCAGTTACGGGCCTAACATGCCTATGAGACTCGTCTTCGACATCTCGCAGGGCGGAAGGCTAACGTTCTATGTATCGCCGCGAGTCGAATAA
- a CDS encoding translation initiation factor IF-2 subunit alpha has protein sequence MVVPRKPLPDLGELVVATVREIFDYGAYVTLDEYNDLKAYLPWSEASTKWVKDLHEVIYEGEKIVVKVIRVDRRKNEVDVSLKRVSDGDKRRKMMWWKRFLRGAKIIETVAKSMGWSLEEAYRDVVWKLEDQFGEPLTALEEAVGKGEEVLIKAGVPEKWVKPILEEASKHVKPRKISVKRVVLLRSLERDGVVRVKGVLETLDREITGQGLAARIYTAGSPRYVVEVEAGDYKTAEAVLERSLERALKKAKELGVEVSVESVKS, from the coding sequence GTGGTAGTCCCAAGGAAACCCCTACCAGACCTAGGAGAGCTAGTAGTCGCCACGGTGAGAGAGATATTCGACTACGGCGCTTACGTCACCCTAGACGAGTACAACGACTTGAAGGCGTACTTGCCTTGGAGCGAGGCCTCCACTAAGTGGGTCAAGGACCTTCACGAGGTCATATACGAGGGCGAGAAGATAGTCGTCAAAGTCATAAGAGTGGACAGAAGGAAGAACGAGGTAGACGTCTCCCTGAAGAGGGTCTCCGATGGGGACAAGCGCAGGAAGATGATGTGGTGGAAGAGGTTCCTGCGGGGTGCCAAGATAATCGAGACAGTAGCCAAGTCTATGGGCTGGAGCCTAGAAGAAGCCTATAGGGACGTGGTCTGGAAGCTTGAAGACCAGTTCGGGGAGCCACTAACTGCGCTTGAAGAAGCCGTGGGTAAGGGGGAGGAGGTTCTTATTAAAGCCGGTGTACCCGAGAAGTGGGTCAAGCCTATTCTCGAAGAGGCGTCTAAGCACGTGAAGCCTAGGAAGATCTCGGTCAAGAGGGTCGTCTTGCTTAGGAGCCTGGAAAGAGACGGCGTTGTGAGGGTGAAGGGCGTCCTCGAAACCCTGGACAGGGAGATAACCGGGCAAGGACTAGCGGCGAGAATATACACGGCTGGCTCCCCGAGGTACGTCGTAGAGGTGGAGGCTGGGGACTACAAGACAGCGGAGGCGGTTCTGGAGAGGTCGCTTGAGCGTGCGCTCAAGAAAGCCAAGGAGCTCGGCGTCGAAGTCTCTGTCGAGAGTGTGAAGTCTTGA
- a CDS encoding phosphoglycolate phosphatase, producing MVVSVTRVKIVFTDLDGTLTESRRTYRIHLGAVEAMRRLQSLGVRVSIVSSNALPVVIGLHRYLDLDGPAIAETGALIYSEDLGIVELPSRSAREAYSDALSRFRGLVADSWQNRFRLYDFALRLVDRANGDQVYKLVKDYVEGRYDWVRVGYSKYAIHLTPRDVDKGRAVKFVLDRLGLDPSEAVAVGDSSMDANLLKAVELGVATGDADEELKAVAKLIVDEPAGRAIVKLAELIEGGQL from the coding sequence ATGGTGGTAAGCGTGACCAGAGTAAAGATAGTGTTCACCGACCTAGACGGGACCTTGACCGAGTCTAGGAGGACGTACAGGATCCACCTGGGGGCCGTCGAGGCGATGAGAAGGCTACAGAGCTTAGGTGTACGTGTTAGCATAGTATCCAGTAACGCCCTCCCGGTAGTCATAGGCCTGCACAGGTATCTAGACTTGGACGGCCCCGCTATAGCAGAGACCGGTGCATTAATATATAGCGAGGACCTCGGAATAGTAGAGCTACCGTCGAGGTCGGCTAGAGAAGCTTACTCGGACGCTCTCTCTAGGTTCAGGGGGCTTGTGGCGGACTCGTGGCAGAACAGGTTCAGGCTTTACGACTTCGCTCTCAGACTAGTTGATAGGGCCAACGGCGACCAGGTCTACAAACTGGTGAAGGACTACGTCGAGGGCAGGTACGACTGGGTGAGAGTAGGCTACAGCAAGTACGCTATTCACCTGACACCACGGGACGTGGATAAAGGCAGAGCCGTCAAGTTCGTCCTCGACAGACTGGGGTTGGACCCTAGTGAGGCTGTAGCTGTGGGCGACAGCTCTATGGACGCGAACCTTCTGAAAGCAGTGGAGCTGGGCGTGGCAACTGGAGACGCGGACGAGGAGCTCAAGGCGGTGGCTAAGCTAATCGTAGACGAGCCCGCAGGAAGGGCCATCGTGAAGCTCGCCGAGTTGATCGAGGGCGGCCAGCTGTGA